The proteins below come from a single Drosophila teissieri strain GT53w chromosome 3L, Prin_Dtei_1.1, whole genome shotgun sequence genomic window:
- the LOC122618256 gene encoding uncharacterized protein LOC122618256, which translates to MHRIWALSYLSLVGLVLVRTSPKEVHLQSFFGDESALRSKSNIAEALLTKTTTTAQNLFFKVITTTRPSVTIGQDVTKTKNKDPVKTDSHRKNRTHHKHQSKNNKNRRLNLAEANGKKEHSPHKILNDKGLQGKTAAFPKSNQTDPVAGGKHKPNRTVFLEAKSMSLKDISEQNSPASKSSGDIPSAS; encoded by the coding sequence ATGCATCGCATTTGGGCCCTGTCTTACCTATCCCTTGTTGGTTTGGTATTGGTAAGGACTAGTCCTAAGGAAGTTCACTTACAATCGTTTTTTGGAGATGAGTCCGCCCTAAGGTCCAAGTCAAATATAGCTGAGGCCTTGCTGAcaaaaactacaacaacagcacaaaATTTGTTCTTTAAAGTCATTACAACAACCAGGCCATCTGTGACAATCGGGCAGGATGTAACCAAGACCAAGAATAAGGATCCTGTAAAAACTGACTCCCACCGCAAAAACCGCACACATCACAAACATCAgtcaaaaaacaataaaaataggCGTCTTAATCTTGCCGAAGCTAATGGAAAAAAAGAGCATAGTCCCCACAAAATCTTGAATGACAAAGGACTGCAAGGAAAGACTGCTGCATTTCCGAAATCAAATCAGACTGATCCTGTAGCAGGAGGCAAACATAAGCCTAATAGAACGGTCTTTCTGGAAGCCAAGAGTATGTCTTTGAAAGATATAAGTGAACAGAACTCACCGGCCAGTAAATCCTCTGGCGACATACCTAGTGCTTCCTAG